A part of Scylla paramamosain isolate STU-SP2022 chromosome 24, ASM3559412v1, whole genome shotgun sequence genomic DNA contains:
- the LOC135112839 gene encoding SH3 domain-binding protein 5 homolog isoform X1, protein MAAAVPEEQLDPRIQVELEKLNTATDDINKLESKLEETNNAFSSTFAESTARLKSMGKKLGSCIEKARPYYEAQELARTSQLECQRAAVQYQRANALHQAAKETIALAEERFVNSRHENWQFDSAWQEMLNHATMKVMEAEAQKAASEREHMRRAALFQQAEQRVQQLQRGLKSSINKSLAYFEEKSRVEAQLESQKERAQQLQLAIAASKASYAQSLRRLEQISEQIHEQRRCQMPREPGVGAELNSPPAGEDHQYNSDKFYAQQGDLTQEEKYWESLREKLEKLEVEKSDDKCQTTDAGKQESRERSVTGSSETPICNGERFVSGQSSSQGSKSDGESSCDSMADLLDDAVPERNLPSTCTPALDEENSQDKLSKGRITPVGTCERVIGDELKSISTVEDVHSVPVSITNEMPVQIVENITTQPIISDTNELNTSQKCTELVLDEMRITELDVEGVYKRNLCDEDAKEEGDGSSSPPPTPCQPSRGLTVIVEELEHCALPE, encoded by the exons GTTGAGCTTGAGAAGTTGAACACTGCCACAGATGACATCAATAAGTTGGAATCCAAGCTTGAG GAAACAAACAATGCATTCAGCTCAACCTTTGCTGAGTCCACTGCCCGTCTTAAAAGTATGGGAAAGAAACTGGGGAGCTGCATTGAGAAGGCTCGCCCCTACTATGAAGCCCAAGAGCTGGCCCGAACCTCCCAGCTAGAGTGTCAGCGTGCAGCAGTGCAGTACCAAAGGGCCAATG CTCTTCATCAAGCAGCCAAGGAGACCATAGCTTTGGCTGAAGAGAGATTTGTGAACAGTCGTCATGAAAACTGGCAGTTTGACTCAGCTTGGCAGGAAATGCTAAACCATGCCACCATGAAA GTGATGGAAGCAGAGGCCCAGAAGGCTGCTAGTGAGCGGGAACACATGCGCCGTGCAGCACTGTTCCAGCAGGCAGAGCAGCGGGTGCAACAGCTCCAGCGTGGCCTCAAGTCCTCCATCAACAAGTCGCTGGCATATTTTGAAGAGAAGAGTCGGGTTGAGGCACAGCTAGAGAGCCAGAAGGAACGAGCACAGCAGCTTCAGTTGGCCATCGCCGCCTCTAAGGCTTCCTATGCCCAGTCTCTGCGCCGCCTGGAACAG ATATCAGAACAGATCCACGAGCAGCGGCGGTGTCAGATGCCGAGGGAGCCAGGGGTGGGAGCCGAGCTGAACTCCCCGCCTGCTggagaagatcaccagtacaacAGTGACAAGTTTTATGCACAGCAGGGAGATTTAACCCAGGAGGAAAAG TACTGGGAATCCTTAAGAGAGAAGCTGGAAAAGTTAGAGGTGGAGAAAAGTGATGACAAGTGCCAGACAACAGATGCAGGAAAACAGGAAAGTCGTGAGAGGAGCGTGACAGGGAGCAGTGAGACTCCAATCTGCAATGGGGAGAGGTTTGTGAGTGGGCAGAGCAGCAGCCAGGGGTCCAAGAGTGATGGAGAGAGTTCCTGCGATAGCATGGCAGACTTGCTGGATGATGCTGTACCAGAGAGGAATCTGCCATCCACTTGTACACCTGCCTTGGATGAAGAGAACTCACAGGATAAACTTAGCAAGGGACGAATAACTCCTGTAGGAACCTGTGAGAGAGTTATTGGAGATGAATTAAAAAGCATCAGTACAGTTGAAGATGTTCATTCTGTTCCAGTAAGTATTACTAATGAAATGCCTGTACAGATTGTAGAAAATATTACAACTCAACCAATTATAAGTGACACCAATGAACTAAACACGTCACAAAAATGTACTGAGTTGGTCTTAGATGAAATGAGAATTACTGAATTGGATGTAGAGGGAGTATATAAAAGAAATCTCTGTGATGAGGATGCaaaggaggaaggtgatggCTCCTCGTCCCCTCCACCAACCCCATGTCAGCCCAGCAGAGGTCTAACTGTTATTGTTGAAGAACTGGAGCACTGTGCCCTGCCTGAATAA
- the LOC135112839 gene encoding SH3 domain-binding protein 5 homolog isoform X2 has protein sequence MGKKLGSCIEKARPYYEAQELARTSQLECQRAAVQYQRANALHQAAKETIALAEERFVNSRHENWQFDSAWQEMLNHATMKVMEAEAQKAASEREHMRRAALFQQAEQRVQQLQRGLKSSINKSLAYFEEKSRVEAQLESQKERAQQLQLAIAASKASYAQSLRRLEQISEQIHEQRRCQMPREPGVGAELNSPPAGEDHQYNSDKFYAQQGDLTQEEKYWESLREKLEKLEVEKSDDKCQTTDAGKQESRERSVTGSSETPICNGERFVSGQSSSQGSKSDGESSCDSMADLLDDAVPERNLPSTCTPALDEENSQDKLSKGRITPVGTCERVIGDELKSISTVEDVHSVPVSITNEMPVQIVENITTQPIISDTNELNTSQKCTELVLDEMRITELDVEGVYKRNLCDEDAKEEGDGSSSPPPTPCQPSRGLTVIVEELEHCALPE, from the exons ATGGGAAAGAAACTGGGGAGCTGCATTGAGAAGGCTCGCCCCTACTATGAAGCCCAAGAGCTGGCCCGAACCTCCCAGCTAGAGTGTCAGCGTGCAGCAGTGCAGTACCAAAGGGCCAATG CTCTTCATCAAGCAGCCAAGGAGACCATAGCTTTGGCTGAAGAGAGATTTGTGAACAGTCGTCATGAAAACTGGCAGTTTGACTCAGCTTGGCAGGAAATGCTAAACCATGCCACCATGAAA GTGATGGAAGCAGAGGCCCAGAAGGCTGCTAGTGAGCGGGAACACATGCGCCGTGCAGCACTGTTCCAGCAGGCAGAGCAGCGGGTGCAACAGCTCCAGCGTGGCCTCAAGTCCTCCATCAACAAGTCGCTGGCATATTTTGAAGAGAAGAGTCGGGTTGAGGCACAGCTAGAGAGCCAGAAGGAACGAGCACAGCAGCTTCAGTTGGCCATCGCCGCCTCTAAGGCTTCCTATGCCCAGTCTCTGCGCCGCCTGGAACAG ATATCAGAACAGATCCACGAGCAGCGGCGGTGTCAGATGCCGAGGGAGCCAGGGGTGGGAGCCGAGCTGAACTCCCCGCCTGCTggagaagatcaccagtacaacAGTGACAAGTTTTATGCACAGCAGGGAGATTTAACCCAGGAGGAAAAG TACTGGGAATCCTTAAGAGAGAAGCTGGAAAAGTTAGAGGTGGAGAAAAGTGATGACAAGTGCCAGACAACAGATGCAGGAAAACAGGAAAGTCGTGAGAGGAGCGTGACAGGGAGCAGTGAGACTCCAATCTGCAATGGGGAGAGGTTTGTGAGTGGGCAGAGCAGCAGCCAGGGGTCCAAGAGTGATGGAGAGAGTTCCTGCGATAGCATGGCAGACTTGCTGGATGATGCTGTACCAGAGAGGAATCTGCCATCCACTTGTACACCTGCCTTGGATGAAGAGAACTCACAGGATAAACTTAGCAAGGGACGAATAACTCCTGTAGGAACCTGTGAGAGAGTTATTGGAGATGAATTAAAAAGCATCAGTACAGTTGAAGATGTTCATTCTGTTCCAGTAAGTATTACTAATGAAATGCCTGTACAGATTGTAGAAAATATTACAACTCAACCAATTATAAGTGACACCAATGAACTAAACACGTCACAAAAATGTACTGAGTTGGTCTTAGATGAAATGAGAATTACTGAATTGGATGTAGAGGGAGTATATAAAAGAAATCTCTGTGATGAGGATGCaaaggaggaaggtgatggCTCCTCGTCCCCTCCACCAACCCCATGTCAGCCCAGCAGAGGTCTAACTGTTATTGTTGAAGAACTGGAGCACTGTGCCCTGCCTGAATAA